A region of the Thermithiobacillus plumbiphilus genome:
GACCGAGCCCACCACCAGTTCCACCGCTACGGGCATTTCCAGCAGATCATCAAAGTTGCGTTTGAGATAACCGGCAATGAAGCTGTGAATGTCACCGGTCACGGCAATGAAATTTCTCACGCCGGCGTCCTGAAGGGCGGTCAATAACTGCGCGCGTTCGGCCGGGTAGCCGTCCCACTGATCGAGGGTGATGAACTGGCCCCCCAGCTTCATCTGCATGAGCGTGACTTCATTGGCCCAGATCTTCCAGGTTGCGGGACTCTCCGTTATGGTTTTCAGGAACCAGTCGCGCTGATTGCCGCCCAGCATGCTGCGGGCGGTATCCTCCGCGGCCGCGCAGCGCTGGGTTACATAACGCTGCTCTGTGGCGTTGCCGCAGGGCGGGCCATCGCGGTAGAGCCGCTCATCGGTGGCCACCAGCTCCATGAGCTTACCAAAGCGGAAACTGCGATACAGCCGGATGGATTCCAGCGGTGCCTGTTGTGGGTCAAAAGGCACGTCGGCCAGGCCGTATTCCGCCCAGGCCTGATTGGCAGCCTGACGCAGCAAGGGTGTCGCGGCCGCAGGGTCCGGGTTGTTGTCCGGGTGATGATCCTGCCAGGCGTCATTGGCGAATTCGTGATCGTCCCAGAGCTGGATCACGCTGAATCGCTCGTGCAGGGCCTGGAGATCCGGGTCGGCCTTGTAGGTCCGGTACAGGTGCCGGTAATCATCCAGCCCCGCCGCTACCGTCCCGCCACTGGGCAGGGGTGGCACGCGGCGTACCTGCGCGCCCTGGAAGCTCGGATCACCGACCGTTTCGTAGATGTAATCCCCCAGAAACAGCACGAAGTCGACTTCCTCCTGCGCCAGATGCGCCAGCGCCGTGTAATAACCGTTGGAGTAGTCCTGACAGGAGATGAAGGCGAAACGAAGTCCGGCGAGTTGGGCGTCCGCTTCGGGCAGGGTCTTGAAGCGCCCGCTACGGCTGGCGGTCTTGTTGTAGATGAAGCGGTAATAGTAGGTGGTGAAGGCTTGCAGGGCCTGGTGTTCCAGGGGCAGCTTGACCGTGTGGTCATTCTCCGCACTCAGGTTTGCCAAACCGCGCACCAGCACAGTGCCTTTGCTGAAGGAAGGATCGGAGGCAATTTCGTAGGCAAGATGCTTGAGATTGCCGAGCGCCTTGGGATCAATGCGAGTCCACAGCACGATACCATGCGGGCGCGGGTCGCCAGCGGCGATACCAAGACTGAATACCGGCTGTGGGTCAAGCGCCGGGTCCACCTCGAAATCCGCACTGAGGTCCGGCAAGGCCGGTTCCGGTACGAAACCGACCGGGCGCGCATAGCCGCTTTGCATTTCCGAACCGCCATAACAGCCGGTCAGCCAGGCGGCCGAACCGGTGGCAAGCAGGGCTTTGAGGAATTTTCGACGATGCATCACCTGGCTCCTAATTGGAAAAGGAACGCTCAGGGATAGCAGGACTTCATTACAGATGAATGACAGACAGGCTTCAGCCAGACTTAAGTCTTAGCCAGCGCTGAATCAACAAACGCCCACACTGGCTTGATGCCTGCGTCATTAAACCGTCACTTCTGGCGGTTATACTCCCCGCGGCGTTGATCTCTACATAACTCTGGGGGATATATGGCTTTCTTGTTCCAGCGGCTAACTCCACGGCCACTGCGCCGGTTCGGGGCG
Encoded here:
- a CDS encoding alkaline phosphatase D family protein; the protein is MHRRKFLKALLATGSAAWLTGCYGGSEMQSGYARPVGFVPEPALPDLSADFEVDPALDPQPVFSLGIAAGDPRPHGIVLWTRIDPKALGNLKHLAYEIASDPSFSKGTVLVRGLANLSAENDHTVKLPLEHQALQAFTTYYYRFIYNKTASRSGRFKTLPEADAQLAGLRFAFISCQDYSNGYYTALAHLAQEEVDFVLFLGDYIYETVGDPSFQGAQVRRVPPLPSGGTVAAGLDDYRHLYRTYKADPDLQALHERFSVIQLWDDHEFANDAWQDHHPDNNPDPAAATPLLRQAANQAWAEYGLADVPFDPQQAPLESIRLYRSFRFGKLMELVATDERLYRDGPPCGNATEQRYVTQRCAAAEDTARSMLGGNQRDWFLKTITESPATWKIWANEVTLMQMKLGGQFITLDQWDGYPAERAQLLTALQDAGVRNFIAVTGDIHSFIAGYLKRNFDDLLEMPVAVELVVGSVSSANFLELVTSQIPLPSAPVPTSIPLMPGASVENALILNNPHMRFFNSSTHGYCLMNVSPTKAVCTMKAVSTIREQTASVQILTRFTVPRDQVILIEG